CGTTATATCCTGGAGCACAAACAGGATTATTATGAATACCTGGCGGGGGTATCTCAGCAGGGCGACTGGAAGAGCTGGTTTCTCTATATGCTGAAAGCTGTGGAGTGGACTTCACGGCTCACCCTGCGCAAGGTGAATGATATCATCGAAAGCAAGGAGGAGATACTTGACGTGCTGCGCAGTCAGACGGATGTCCGCCGGCCGGAGGATCTCGCCGAAGCGATCTTTACCCAACCCTATATTAAGGTTAACCATCTGACCGATAAAGGCGTTTATGCAGAAAATACAGCGCGAAATTACTTGAATGAATTGGCGGATTTACAAATTCTGGAGAAAAAAGAGATCAAGGGAAAGCACTACTATATTAACCCGGCATTGGTGGAAATTCTGTCGTATTGAGCAAACTGTCATATTATTCAAAAAGGTGAATCGTCAATTAGTAATTACATCATTCATTCGGTAATGGTAATTGTAGCGGAGCTGCTGGGGTGTCGTCGCTGGAGCGGAGCTCCGGGACGAGGATATGGGAATGATGAATTGGGCGAGTTTGGGATTTGCTGTTTTGGTGCTTGCGTCCTGCGGCTTGAAAACTCTTCAGGCGAACAGCCGCAACTGCACGCCGGAATTCGACAAACGAGGAATAATCGAATAATGAATTGTGAAGTGTAATATTCAGATGGGTTAGAGCCGACTATCCCGGAGGGATAGAATGTGATTAGCCCTGGGTGAAGTGAAACGAAACCCAGGGAATAGAGGCCAACCAAAATTTTCCGCCGAATAGAGGGATTGGTTTGAAATACTGGGTTTTGTTGAGGCGGTTCCATAACGAATTGGGTTTGACTAAATACCGTTCGAAATGTGGTTAAGACATTTTGAACAGCAGAGCTGCAGGTTGTCGTCACCGAAGCAGAGCCCCGGGACGAGAAATGAGGAATGAAACTTGAAAAAACTTGTCAGGCGAACCGCCGCAAAAGCGCGTCGGAATTCGACAGACGAGGGAGAATCAACGGTTCAGACGAACCGTTGCATAGTGACGAATTGAACTGCGAATGACGAATCACGAACGCCGATATGCGATTTGGGGCATAGCTTATAGCCTGGATATACCCTCCAACTCCCAATCGCTATCTAGTGTGCAAAATCTTCGAAAAGCAAGCCCTGTAAAACAGAATGCCGACAGGTGATTTACACCCTGCCCCAGCGGGGTAGCATGTTGGTAGCCCCGGATGAAGTGAAACGAAATCCGGGGGATATTAGGCTGGCCAAAATAACCGCCGAATAGAGGGATTGGATTGGAGTACTGGATTTAATTGAGGCGGTTCCCTTTAAATTTGGTTAATACGATTTGTGCAGCTGAGCTGCGGTTTGTCGTCTTCGGAGCGGAGCACTGGGACGAGGAGAGTGCAATTGAATGTCGAATATCGAATGACGAACGCTGAGCTGTGAAGTGACTTCCTGCTGCCTGAAACTTGCGGCTTGGATAAACCCGTCAGTCTGCATCGTATGCCGTAAAACGAATTCCGTACGCCGTCAACCTCAGCTTACTCTTCAAATGAGAAATAGAGTCCGAAGTTTGCATTCAGGCTTGTGATCTCACCGTTTTGCCGTTGACCGGTTATCGAATTGAAGACAAGTTTTACCTTCAGGGATTCATTCTGCTGTTCGAGGGTCATCCTCTCAATAGATAAAGCTTCTATTTTCATCGCACCGGTTTCAGGCAGCTCTTCGATAAAGGGTTTAAGTTCAAATACCAACGAACGCCCGGTCGCTTTCTCTGTGATATGGATTTCAAGATTTTCGTCTTTCAGTGAAATCGTGTAAACCCGTTCTCCAATGGTTGTCTCAAACTCTTGTGAACTCAGCCACATCTCAATTTCACCGACATAATGGTCATAACCCTGCAAAGGTACAGGATCTGTCCTGCGCTTTTGCACCTGGAACGTGGCAAAGCCTGAGCCATCTCCCTCTTCCATCTCCCAGTTACTCACATAATCAATACCGATTAGGCCCGTAATGACTTGAGCATCTGAAACAACATTCATAGTGTCTTTATTTGCAAGTACCTCTTTTAGGTCTTCCTCAAAATAGGGCTGAATGGATTGAACACCCTTCAGATCGAGCAGGTACGTAATTCCCGAACTGATCTGCTTTCGATCGTTAAATGGGATTTCATTTTCGGTCTTGATGACGGTTCCGTTTTCAGAAAACAGACCGTGTTCTTCTAAATGATATTCCAGTCTGCTTAGCTGACTTCTTTCAGAGACCTCGAATGCACTCAGCGGACCAAATGAGATCAGTATCATAATCAGAAACAGGGAGGTTGGGATCACTCTGATATCTTTCACTTTACTGATCAGGAAATAGATCACCACTCCGGTCAGCCATACGGCCAGGGTTGCAACATAGTATCGATTCACCGTTACACCGTATTCAGAAATCCGGACCCAAATGGAGAGCATGAGGAGAATGATCAGCGGTATAAGAGCAATATAGTATCCTTTCGAAAACAGGCGTACCCATTTGTGATCATCTTCGTCCTGAATAGGGTAGAGTAAGAGTAGCCCCAATATTCCCGCGATCGAAAAATTGAGCACAAGGTGAGCCACCCAGCCGTTCGGCCACTGCCACTCGATGATGATCTTGCCCGTGTAGAGATAGAGAATTACTATGTATACGACGATCAGGGGAATGAGAACATACTGAACAAAAATTCTCAAACCTTTCGGATAGGCTTTCTCTTCGTCCGTTAATTGATTGGGATGGGGAACTCCTGATAGAAAGAACCAGGTACCAAAAATTCCGATCAAAAATATAGCTAGCTGCCCATATCGTTTCCCTTCAATGTCGAATTCGAGAAGTACTTCTAACGAATACATGGCAATCGTTAATCCAACGTACAAAACACCAACATACAGAACGGAGAGTAGAATTCTGAGGAACAGGGTTTTATTGTAGGCCCAGAAGTCCTGAACACTTTTATCCCCTAAATAAGGTGCAAACGAAACCAAAAGATGAGATGACAGAAACAGCAAGGAGTATCGGTAAAACGCTTCAGAATTTGAGGGCTCAAAATCTTCGGGCAGAAACAGGTAATAAACGGCAAGCAGAAGAACGGCCGCACCACTGGAAAGGTATCGTTTGATGGGATTCCAACTTCTGCTTTCGCTTAAAACGCTGATTGCGAGGAGCAGTGAAATGGATAGTGCAGAGACCCAGCTAAAATTCCGGACCCAATAGTATCCATCCCGCTGATCCCACGGTAAATCTACCAGCAAGATGACACCCAAAGTACCCAGAATGGCGAAGGTTAAAACGAAGGGGAATCTGCGAATTGTAGCTGAGGCATTTGAGGTAATTTGCTGAATAGACGGCAGCCGTATCATACTCTATCCTATAAATTTATGCTTAATTGAATGTAGCACTATTTGGGTTTATAAAAAGAAAAAAGCTCCACTCTCTTTGTCATGTGCTTTTGTATTAGAGGAAGGATTACGGTATACGATTTGAGATTATCTGGGAAGCTGGACTCTAGAAATAATGGCCTAGAGAAATCAGCGGAGAAAAGTGAGCAGCCGGGAGACGAAAAGAAAAACTTACCAGCCTCTCGTCGCCGGCGCAGAGCACCGGGACGAGGAGGGGGATTTTGAATGTCGAATATCGAATGACGAACGCTGAATGTCGATTTGAAGCCTGTTGCCTGTAAACTGCAAATACCGCATGTGTATACTGAATCGGAAATGCCCCAGAGGGGCAAAATGTGATTAGCCTCGGGTGAAACGCAGTGAAACCCGGGGTTTAGATGAGCCCATTAACATGTCGCCGATCAGAGGGAATGGTTCGAAGTGTAAAGAAAATTAGAGGCGGTCACCTCACGA
This is a stretch of genomic DNA from Rhodohalobacter barkolensis. It encodes these proteins:
- a CDS encoding DUF4153 domain-containing protein, which translates into the protein MIRLPSIQQITSNASATIRRFPFVLTFAILGTLGVILLVDLPWDQRDGYYWVRNFSWVSALSISLLLAISVLSESRSWNPIKRYLSSGAAVLLLAVYYLFLPEDFEPSNSEAFYRYSLLFLSSHLLVSFAPYLGDKSVQDFWAYNKTLFLRILLSVLYVGVLYVGLTIAMYSLEVLLEFDIEGKRYGQLAIFLIGIFGTWFFLSGVPHPNQLTDEEKAYPKGLRIFVQYVLIPLIVVYIVILYLYTGKIIIEWQWPNGWVAHLVLNFSIAGILGLLLLYPIQDEDDHKWVRLFSKGYYIALIPLIILLMLSIWVRISEYGVTVNRYYVATLAVWLTGVVIYFLISKVKDIRVIPTSLFLIMILISFGPLSAFEVSERSQLSRLEYHLEEHGLFSENGTVIKTENEIPFNDRKQISSGITYLLDLKGVQSIQPYFEEDLKEVLANKDTMNVVSDAQVITGLIGIDYVSNWEMEEGDGSGFATFQVQKRRTDPVPLQGYDHYVGEIEMWLSSQEFETTIGERVYTISLKDENLEIHITEKATGRSLVFELKPFIEELPETGAMKIEALSIERMTLEQQNESLKVKLVFNSITGQRQNGEITSLNANFGLYFSFEE